GTCTCGGGCTTCGCGGCCTTCTCGGGCGTCTTCCGGCTTTCGAGCAGCTTCGCAACCTCGTCGACCTTCAGCCGCTCCTTCGGCTTTTCGGGCCGCAGCTGGGGCTTCGGCGTGTCCTTCGCCTCTTTCTCGGGCTTGGCTTCCTTCGGGCGCGTCGGCGGCTTCGGTTTGATGACCTCCGCCTCTTTCGGCTCCTCCCGCTCCTCGGGCGCGGCGGCCTTCGGCTTCGCCGGCGGCGCGGGCGCGGGCTTGGCTTCCACGGGCTTGGCTTCCACGGGCTTGGCGGGCGCGGGCTTTTTCGGCGGTTCGGGCGTTGGCGGCAGGGCGGCGACGCGCTTCGGCGGCGTCGGCTCGGGCGCGTCGTCGACGCCGGGGTCCGGCATGCGGCGCAGCGGCGGCGGCGGGGTGGGGACGTCCTTCCTGGCTTCCGCGACAGGCGGCAGCGGCTTGGCGTCGCTTGGCGGCGCGACCTTGTCGACGCGATGTGAGGGCTTGAGGTCGCGCGCGGTCTTCTCGCCCTTGGCGATCTGCGTGAGCGCGGAGTCCGTCACGACTTCGACCGGGATCATTTCCTGCGCGTCGTCGAACTTCTTCGCATCCGAGAACAGCACGAGCGCCACCACCAGCAGCCCGGCGTGGGCTGCGGAGGAGATGACGACGCCAGGCTCGGACCGCGAAACCTTCACCGTCGCAGCCTCACTTCTTCTCCTGCTCCGTCACCAGAGCGACCTTCTTGTATCCGGCGGTCGTGACCAGCGACATGATCTCGGCCACGCGGCCGTAATTCACCGCCTTGGAGCCGCGCACGTAAATGCGCTCGTCGAAGCCCTGCTTGGTCGTTTCCTTCAGCTTTTCGAGCAGCTGCTCCATCTCGACCGGCTGGTCCATCAGGAAGATCTGGCCCTTCTCGTCGATGGCGATGGAGATGGGCTTCTGATCGATATTGAGCTGGCCGGCCTTGGTCGCCGGCAGATCGACGGCGACGCCGGTGGCGAGCAGGGGCGCGGCCACCATGAAGATGATGAGCAGCACCAGCATGACGTCGATGAACGGCGTCATGTTGATTTCGGCCATGGCGCCGTAGCGCGGCACGCCGCGACGGCGTCTGCCGCCCTTGCGGCCGGGTGCGGAGACGGAGGCGCCCATGGGTTACGCCGCCCGGTCGCGGTTCGAGGCCGCGTGCTGGTCGATCTGGCGCGAGAGAATGGCCGAGAATTCGTCGGCGAAGCTCTCCATGCGCGCCTGCGCCTTGGCGACGTCGCCCTGCATCTTGTTATAGGCGATCAGCGCCGGAATGGCCGCGAAGAGGCCGATGGCGGTGGCGAGAAGCGCCTCCGCGATGCCGGGCGCCACGACCGCGAGCGACGTGTTCTTGGAGGCGGCGATGGAGCGGAAGGAGGTCATGATGCCCCAGACCGTGCCGAACAGGCCGACGAAGGGGCCGGCCGAGGCGACGGTGGCGAGCACCAGAAGATTGGATTCGAGCTTCTCGACCTCACGGGCGATGGAGACGTCGAGCACTTTCTCGATGCGCGCCTGAAGGCCCATGAAACTGGCGCTGGCGCCCGCCTGGAAGGAGCGCTTCCACTCCTTCATGGCGGCGACGAACAGCGTGGCCATGCCGGTGGTCGGCCGCTCGGAGAGCTTGCCGTAAAGGTCCTCGAGCGAATTGCCGGACCAGAAGCTTTCCTCGAATCGGTCCATGGCGAGCCGGGTGCGCCGGAACAGCAGGGTCTTGTCGATGATGATGGCCCAGCACCAGACCGAGGCCAGCAGCAGGCCGACCATGACGAATTTCACGACGATATGGGCGCCCCAGAACATGCTCCAGATGGTGATGTCGGCGGCGGGAGCGGCGTTGGCGGCAGTCGCGGCGATCTCGGCTGGATTCATGATTTGTCCTTGAGGGATTTTTCGGGCGTTTCGTGGCTCGCGCCCTTATTGCCCGCAATTTCGCCCTTTCTGGGGCTTCGTTGCGCCGCACAAGCATCGTTAGCCGGGAAGCGTTAACAATCGGTAAGGGTTAAGGGTTGGTAAGGGGCGCCGGAAGGCGGCGCCCCGGAAACGGCGCCGCGGTGGCGCGGGCGCTGAACAAGTCGCTTTTCGGGCTGCGGCTCCTTCAGTCCCAGACGGGGGACGCCTCGTTGGCTTCGGAGTCATCGTCCCATAGTCCGTTTTCTCTGTAATAGGCGAGCGCCGTCTTCCTCATCTCAGCTCCGCTCATTTCAGGCGGTTTATCCGCGTTGATGGCGCGCACCACTTCCGCAATCGCCTTGAGCGTGTCGACATAGGCGATATTTGGCAGTCCGGGGACGTCGGCGTTCAGGAACCGCATCGGAGCCTTGTCATCCGTCGAAATGACGACCGTGCTCTGTGAAAGCGCGCCCGTGTTCTTGTCGAGTTGACGGGCGACCTCACGGAGCTTGTCGCTTCCGTAGTATGTCCCGATCCTGTCCGATTTGTTGAGCCAGCCGTCGCCGCCAATCCCGAAGAAGGGATACCACTGTCCCGCCGTCACGCCCTCTTTCCGGTTTTCGCCCGAGCTGATGTAGAACGGTATTAGCACCTGACCGATGCGGACCGCGACGATGGGGCGACCGGCGAATACGACGACTTTGGCGCTGCGCCCGTCGTCGCAGGGAATGCTTTCGAGCCGGTCGAGGATCGCGGGCCTCTTTGGTGACGGCGGGGCGACCGGGGTCACGTTCATCGCCTGCACAGGCGTTGGCTGAGTTTGCGTCAGCACGAGATTGAAGTTTTGCGCTTGCGGGCTGGTGATCTCCGGATAGCGCCCTTGCTGGTCCTTTGGCTTCTCCTCCGGCTTGGTGTAATGCCCCGGGAATTCCAGATTGGGCGATCTGAAGATGAACATGGCGGCGCTCCTGTCTTTGGTAATTCTACAGGACCATATCCGCCTGGCCTCCTCCGGGTTGTCACGGATGACACAGCCGACCGAGATTTTTTGGGAAGGCTTGTGGTCTCGCCCGAGGCGGCGCCCGAGCGAGCGTCGGGCGCTGAAACGCCTTCTGGCTGGGTCGCGAAAACAGAGCCGGACGGGGACGCCGGCTAATGCTTGCGCTGAAACAGCGGTTCAAAAGGTGAGAAACAACTCGGCTACATAGACGCTCGGGATGATGTCGTTCTGAATGAGAGCCGCCATCGTTTCGATATGGTGTGCTGCGCCCAGCTCAGACCTGACCGGAGCCATGTCCCGGTTGATGAAATTCCGAACCAAAAGCTCGTCATCCGGTAGCACCCGCGGGGCGGTCTCGATATCCTCGCGAACGTCGCCGATGAACCTGTCCAGGTTTTTCGCGGCCGCCCTGAGTTTCTCGCTGCCATAATATTCTTTCATTTTTGGAGTCTTATTGAACCAGCCGGTTTTCTGGCAGATACCAAGCAGCGGATACCACTTTCCCGGCGTCACTCCCTTCTTCGGGTTCTGGCCGCTGCTTGCGTAAAATGGAACCCTGACCTTTCCAACCGTCACGACCGCAATCGGGCGCCCGTGTAAATTGACAAATTTTGACGTTACGTCGCTGAAAAACCCGGGCGCGTAAGGAATCGGCTCCAACTTCGCCATAAATGATCCTTTGTCGACCATATTGGGCGCTATTTCGATGCTCTTGGGCAGCTCGCGCGGAATTAAGCAGTCGAGCGCACGGTCGAAAGCAGCGTTTTGGGGACTGGCGTTCACGATTGAGCCGATTGCCGTCGATTTCAACTCTTTCTGCTCGTCGCCCGGTTCTAGCAGGGTCAGATGCACGGAGGCGGGAGGGAGCTCCGGCTCCGGCTTAGTGTAGGCCTCGTGCGGAAAGCGGAGGAAGTTGTTCGATTGAATGTTGGACATGACGCGCACCTATGAAAAGTGAACGCGTCATTCCTAGCGGCATTGTCCCTGCGGTGCTGTCATGAATGACACACAGGCGCCTTCTCGCCACTCCACGAAGTGATCAACCGGCTTCCGGCTTCGGGGGGCCTGCGGCCGAGCCCCGCATCAGCCGTTCGAATTTCTCCCGCACATCCGGCGGCATCCGCCTTGCGCGGCCGGCTTCGACGCAGACCACCTTGACAATCGCCGACACCAGCGTCTCGCCCCCGCGCGTCACGCGCTGATCCAGCGTCAGCGAGGCGCCGCCGAGTTCGAGCGGGCGGGTCTCCACCGACAGGAGATCGTCCAGCACGGCCGGCTTGCGGAAATCGAGCTCCATGGCGCGCACCACGAAATAGATCGGCGCCCCTGCGGCGCCCTCGAGGAGCTGGCTCTGCTGGAGACCGAGCCCGCGCAGCATTTCCGTGCGGCCGCGCTCCATGAAGCGGACGTAGGAGGTGTGATAGACGAGGCCGGAGGCGTCGGTGTCCTCCCAATAGACGCGGGCGGAGATCACATGTGTGGTCATCAGGCGTCCTCGTCTCCGAACAGGCCGAACTGCCCGGCCGGCCGCGCCGGCTCGGCGAGGCCGAGGTGGCGGAAGGCGTTCGGCGTCAGCAGCCGACCGCGCGGCGTGCGCTGAAGAAAGCCCTGCTGAAGCAGGTAAGGCTCGATGATGTCCTCGATGGCGTCGCGCGGCTCCGAGAGCGCGGCGGCGATGGTCTCGATCCCCACCGGGCCGCCGCCGAAGTTCAGCGCCACCATGTCGAGATAGCGGCGATCCATCACGTCGAGGCCGATGGAGTCCACGTCGAGCAGCGTCAGCGAGTGGTCGGCGAGCTCGCGCGTGATAGTCGCGATCCCCTCCACCACCGCGAAGTCGCGCACCCGGCGCAGCAGGCGCCCGGCGATGCGCGGCGTGCCGCGCGCGCGCCGCGCGATTTCCTTTGCGCCCGCGTCGCTCATGCCGACGCCGATGACGCGCGCGCCGCGTTTCACGATGAGCTCCAGCTCCTGCGGCGTGTAGAAATTCAGCCGCACCGGAATGCCGAAACGATCGCGCAGCGGCGTGGTGAGCAGACCCGCGCGCGTCGTCGCGCCAACAAGCGTGAATTTCGCGAGATCGATCTTCACCGAGCGCGCCGCCGGCCCCTCGCCGATGATGAGATCGAGCTGAAAATCCTCCATCGCCGGATAGAGGATTTCCTCCACCGCCGGATTGAGGCGGTGGATTTCGTCGATGAACAGCACGTCGCGCGGTTCGAGATTGGTGAGCTGCGCGGCGAGGTCGCCGGCCTTGGCGATGACCGGCCCCGACGTCGAGCGGAAATTGACCCCGAGTTCGCGCGCCACGATCTGCGCCAGCGTCGTCTTGCCGAGTCCCGGCGGGCCGACGAGCAGCACGTGATCGAGCGCGTCGCCGCGCGTCTTCGCCGCCTCGATGAAGACCTTGAGATTGGCGCGCGCCGCTTCCTGGCCGGTGAAGTCGGCCAGCGTCAGCGGCCGCAGGCTGGCGTCCGTGTCGTCGTCGCGCGGTTCCGGGCTCACGAGCCGGGGAGGGGTGCTCAAGAATGGCTCCAGCATGGGGGCGGCGCAGGGCGCCTTGGCCCGATCATAGATTTTTCATCGCCTATTTCGCCAGTTCCTTCAGGCCCTGACGAATGAGCGCGCCGGTCTCCGCGCCTTCGCCCAGCGCCTTGACGCTAGCGGCGACGGCGGCGGCGGCCTGCGGGCGGCCATAGCCGAGATTGACCAGCGCCGAAATCGCGTCGCGTACGGCCGAGGGGGCGCTCGCCTCTTCGTCCTCGCCGGCGAGTTTGGCGATGACCGGATCGACCGAACCGAAGGCCGGCGCCTTGTCCTTGAGTTCGGCGACGATGCGGGCGGCGAGTTTCGGGCCGACCCCGGAAGCGCGCGCCACCATGGATTTGTCCTGCGTGGCGATGGCCGTGCCGAGCTCCCCTGTGGAGAGGATCGACAGAATGCCGAGCGCCACCTTGGAGCCGACGCCCTGCACGGTCTGCAGCAGCCGGAACCAGTCGCGCTCGGTCTCGCTGGCGAAACCGAAGAGCTTGATGGAATCCTCGCGCACCTGCGTCTCGATGGCGAGCGCCGCCGCCTCGCCGGGGCGGGGAAGTTTTTGCAGCGTGCGGCCGGAGCAATGCACGACATAGCCGACGCCATTGACGTCGAGGATGACGAAATCCTCGCCATAGCTGTCGATGAGGCCCTTGAGCTTGCCGATCATGCGAGGGCCTTGAGCGCGCGCGCGCCGCGATGCTGGGCGTGGCAGATGGCGACGGCCAGCGCGTCGGCGGCGTCGGCGGAGCTCGCCTGGCTCGCGGGCAGCAGCACGCGCACCATCATCTGGATTTGCGCCTTTTCGGCGTGGCCTGCGCCGACGACGGTCTTTTTCACGAGATTGGCGGCGTATTCGGCGATCTCCAGCCCGGCGAGGGCAGGGGCCATCAGCGCGATCCCGCGCGCCTGACCGAGCTTCAGGGTCGACTGCGGATCGCGGTTGACGAAGGTCTCTTCCACGGCCGCCTCATGGGGCGCGTAATCGGCGATGACCTGCATCAGCCCCTCATGAAGCTGCCGCAGCCGGTTGCCCATGTCGAGCGCGCCGTCGGAGCGTATCCGCCCGCAGGAGATGAAGGACAGGCGCGTGCCTTGCGTTTCGATGACGCCCCAGCCGGTGTTGCGGAGGCCGGGGTCGATGCCGAGAATGCGAATCGGTGGGGCGGACATGCCTCAGTCTAGACGACCGGCGGCCCCCTCCCCAACTCTCCCCCGCTGCGCGGGAGAGGGGGCAGATCGTGGTCTTCATCGAGAATGTGGCTCGTGAGCGTCCCCTCTCCCGCGAGAGGGACAGGGAGGGGGCCTCGCAACATCCTCACACTCGCGAGATGCTACCCCACCTTTTCCGCCGCCGCCTTCTCCAGCGCGTCCACCACCGCATCGAAGGCCAGCAGGGTCGACCCGTGCCGCGCCTTGTAGTCGCGCACCGGCTCCAGCACGGCGAGGTCGGCCCATTTGCCCGCCGGCGGCGGGCCGTTCTCCTTCAGCATCCGCCGCAGCGCGTCGCGGGCCTCGCGCAGCTCCTGAGGGGTCGAGCCAACCACGTTGCGGGCCATGATCGAGGCCGAGGCCTGGCCCAGCGCGCAGGCCTTCAGCTCATGGGCGTAGTCGGTCACCTTCCCGTCGCGCAGGGCGAGGTCCACGGTGATCGTCGAGCCGCAGAGCTTGGAATAGGCCTTGGCTGTGGCGTCTGGTCGCTCCAGCCGGCCGAGCCGGGGGATATTCCCAGCCAGTTCAAGGATTTTGGCGTTATAGACCTGGTCGAGCATGCGAGCGCCGTCTCGGGCGCGGGGCTTACCTTCGCTCCCGCTGACCTCTATATAGAGGTCCGTGGAGGATCGCGAAAGTGAAAGTCCCGGGCGCAACGCCGAGGCGCCGCAATTTGCATTGGCTCTGGCGAAGTCTCGAATTCTCGTCGGTTTCGGATGGAAAAGGGCGAAATTTGAGGTTCATGTCCATGCGTCTTGACCGCATGGATGCGTGCGTCGCGATGTTGCGACGCAATTGTTGAGGAGGCGCCACATGGATGACGTGGTTAAGACCTTTCCCGTTCGCCCCAGCTTTGAAGAAGACCCTTCCACCGCCGTGATCGACAAAACCCCCGCGTCCTTCATCCGCCCCGTGGAGCCTGCCGCCCGGGCGCCCGAGCGTCCGAGCCGCGAGGAGGCCGAGGCCGCCGTGCGCACCCTGCTGCGCTGGGCGGGCGACGACCCCGACCGCGAGGGCCTGCGCGAAACGCCGCGCCGCGTCGTCAAGGCCTATGAGGAGTTCTTCAAGGGCTATGCGGAGACGCCTGACGAGGTGCTGTCGCGCGTCTTCGAGGAAGTCGAGGGCTACGACGATCTCGTGCTGGTGCGCGACATCCCCTTCACCTCGCATTGCGAGCACCATGTCGTGCCCTTCGTGGGCAAGGCGCATATCGCCTATTACCCGACCGGCGGCGTCGTGGGCCTTTCCAAGCTCGCCCGCCTCGTCGACGTCTTCGCCCGCCGCCTGCAGACGCAGGAGGCCATGACCGCCCAGATCGCCGAGGCGATCGAGCGCCAGCTGAAGCCGCGCGGCGTCGCCGTGCTGGTGGAGGCGGAGCATATGTGCATGTCGATGCGCGGCGTGCTGAAGCAGGGCTCGTCGACGGTCACGGTCCAGTTTTCGGGCGTGTTCCGCGACGATCCGGGCCAGCAGGCGCATTTCTACACGCTGCTGCGCGGCGCAAGGTGATGGACAAGGCGGCGCTGGAGGAGGGGGCGGACTTCGCCCCCCGTTTCGACGCGAACGGCCTCATCGTGTGCATCACGGTCGAGGCCGGCACGCGCGAGATCCTGATGGTCGCCTACATGAACCAGCTCGCGCTGGACAAGACCATCGAGACGGGCGTGGCGCATTACTGGTCGCGCTCGCGCAATGCGCTCTGGCGCAAGGGCGACACCTCCGGCCAGGTCCAGCGCGTTCTCTCGCTCGCCGTCGATTGCGATCAGGATGCGATCATGCTGACGGTGGAGCCCGGCGGCGACGGCAAGGCCTGCCACACCGGCCGCAAATCCTGCTTCTATCGCACCCTCGAGGTCGAGGGCGGGGCGCGGCGGCTGACCTTTTCCTGAGCTGATCTTTTTCAAAAACAGTCGCATCTTCCGACGCAGGGGGCCGGTCAGCCTGTCCACAGGCTGATCGATGCGCTGCCTCCCGCCGCCGTCTCGACGGGCGCGGGCCGCAGGTTAACCTTCTGGCCATTTTCCAAGCGCAGCCTCGCTCCCATATAACAAGAAAATTTCGGGTCAGAGGGGACGACTGAGCAGGAATAATGAGATGTTATCGCTGCTTCGACGTAACGATGCGTCCGTCACGAGCGAGTCGCAGGACGCGATGAATCCAACGGATACAAATGAGGGCGGGCCGTCGCCCGTCCCGACCGACGCGCGCAAGTCGCGCCAGAGGCCGGGCGGCCAGCCCCTGATCGGGCTCGCGCTGGGCGCGGGTGCGGCGCGCGGCTGGTCCCATATCGGCGTGCTGCGGGAACTGGCCGAGCAGGGCATCTTCCCCGACATCATCGCCGGGACCTCGATCGGCGCGGTCGTCGGCGGCTGCTTCGCGGCCGGCCGGCTCGATCAGATCGAGACCTTCGCGCGCTCGCTCACGCGGCGGCGGGTCTTCACGCTGATGGACCTTTCCTTCTCCGGCGCGAGCCTGATCACCGGCGAAAGGCTGAAGGCGTCGCTGGAACAGGAGCTGGAGGGGCTCAACGTCGAGGACCTCCCCATCCCCTTCGCCGCCGTGGCCACGGAAGTCGGCACGGGACACGAGGTGTGGCTGCAGCGTGGGCCGCTGGCGCAGGCCATCCGCGCCTCCTACGCCTTGCCCGGCATTTTCGAGCCCGTCCGCATCGGCGACCGCTGGCTCTTCGACGGCGCGCTGGTCAATCCGGTGCCAGTGACGGTCTGCCGCGCGCTGGGCGCGGAATTCGTGATCGCGGTCAACGTCACGGCCGACACCATGTATCGCGCCCATGTCATTCGCGACGATCCCGCCGCCGCGCGCCGCGCCGCCGAGGCCGGGCCGTTCGGCGACAAGCCCGACATTTCCTTCGTGGATCGCATCCTGCCGCGCTATTTCGAGCGCCAGGTCGGCGATGCGCCCAATGTCGCGACGGCGATGATCGACGCCTTCAACATCATTCAGGACCGCATCCTGCGGTCGCGGCTGGCGGGCGATCCCCCCGACGCGACGATTACGGCGCGAATGGAGGACATCGGCATGTTCGACTTCCACAAGGCCGACCAGCTCATCAATGTCGGGCGCTCGGCGGCGAAGCGGGCGCTGCCCAATATTTTCGCCCATATTCCGATCCCGGGCGCGACGGTTTGAGCGCGGGAGACCCTTCTTCCCGCAAGCGGTGAGAGGGGCTGATCGGTCCGGCCCGGCGGGTGACAGCCTGCGGCGGCCGCCCCCCTCCGACGGCGCCGACGCGGGCAGGGGCTCCCGAGCCTGAACCGCGGCGGCGGCAAAATGTGGCGCCTGGCGCTCATTCGCGCCGGCGCCATTTGCCTTTGCAATGATTGGTGCTAAGAGCACCCGCCAACCCCTCGACGGCGCGCGCTCGCATCGCCGCCGTTTCGCAAGCAACAGGAGTTGGCCCCATGGCCCATTTGCCCGCCGCGTTGACCGAAGCCCTCACATTCGACGACGTGCTGCTGCGGCCAGGCCATTCCCGTGTGATGCCCTCCATGGTCGACGTCACGACCCGCATCACCCGCGAGATCACGCTCAACCTGCCGATCGTCTCCGCCGCCATGGATACGGTGACTGAAGCGCGGCTCGCCATCGCCATGGCGCAGGCCGGCGGCCTCGGCGTCATCCACCAGAACCTCTCGCCGGTCGAACAGGCCGCCGAAGTGCGCAAGGTGAAGCGCTACGAGAGCGGCATGGTGGTCGATCCCATCACGATTTTCCCCGACGCCTCTCTGGCCGATGCGCTCAAGCTGATGTCAAGCAATGGCATCTCCGGCATTCCGGTGGTCGAGCGCGGCGCGCATGGCGGCAAAGGCAGGCTCGTCGGCATTCTCACCAACCGCGACGTGCGTTTCGCGCAGGATCAGCGCCAGCCGATCGCCGAGCTGATGACGCGCGATCTCGTCACCGTCCGCGAGGGCGTGGGGCAGGAGGAGGCGCAGCGCCTGCTGCATGAGCATCGCA
The DNA window shown above is from Methylocystis echinoides and carries:
- a CDS encoding cell envelope biogenesis protein TolA; translation: MKVSRSEPGVVISSAAHAGLLVVALVLFSDAKKFDDAQEMIPVEVVTDSALTQIAKGEKTARDLKPSHRVDKVAPPSDAKPLPPVAEARKDVPTPPPPLRRMPDPGVDDAPEPTPPKRVAALPPTPEPPKKPAPAKPVEAKPVEAKPAPAPPAKPKAAAPEEREEPKEAEVIKPKPPTRPKEAKPEKEAKDTPKPQLRPEKPKERLKVDEVAKLLESRKTPEKAAKPETQEGEMAEKSAKGAKPKSGDESAPKSKFDAADISKLLSREAPQRRAATGNEIKTASLGAPEGAAQKMSASMEARIASYIHDHYHPCWASGLSLGGATFSPVVEFHLSRDGALEGRPKLMNPSSNPVEQARGEQAVQAVRRCSPMRIPAEFMPYYEEALHEVTIRFQDAN
- a CDS encoding ExbD/TolR family protein is translated as MGASVSAPGRKGGRRRRGVPRYGAMAEINMTPFIDVMLVLLIIFMVAAPLLATGVAVDLPATKAGQLNIDQKPISIAIDEKGQIFLMDQPVEMEQLLEKLKETTKQGFDERIYVRGSKAVNYGRVAEIMSLVTTAGYKKVALVTEQEKK
- the tolQ gene encoding protein TolQ, which encodes MNPAEIAATAANAAPAADITIWSMFWGAHIVVKFVMVGLLLASVWCWAIIIDKTLLFRRTRLAMDRFEESFWSGNSLEDLYGKLSERPTTGMATLFVAAMKEWKRSFQAGASASFMGLQARIEKVLDVSIAREVEKLESNLLVLATVASAGPFVGLFGTVWGIMTSFRSIAASKNTSLAVVAPGIAEALLATAIGLFAAIPALIAYNKMQGDVAKAQARMESFADEFSAILSRQIDQHAASNRDRAA
- the ybgC gene encoding tol-pal system-associated acyl-CoA thioesterase, giving the protein MTTHVISARVYWEDTDASGLVYHTSYVRFMERGRTEMLRGLGLQQSQLLEGAAGAPIYFVVRAMELDFRKPAVLDDLLSVETRPLELGGASLTLDQRVTRGGETLVSAIVKVVCVEAGRARRMPPDVREKFERLMRGSAAGPPKPEAG
- the ruvB gene encoding Holliday junction branch migration DNA helicase RuvB, which codes for MLEPFLSTPPRLVSPEPRDDDTDASLRPLTLADFTGQEAARANLKVFIEAAKTRGDALDHVLLVGPPGLGKTTLAQIVARELGVNFRSTSGPVIAKAGDLAAQLTNLEPRDVLFIDEIHRLNPAVEEILYPAMEDFQLDLIIGEGPAARSVKIDLAKFTLVGATTRAGLLTTPLRDRFGIPVRLNFYTPQELELIVKRGARVIGVGMSDAGAKEIARRARGTPRIAGRLLRRVRDFAVVEGIATITRELADHSLTLLDVDSIGLDVMDRRYLDMVALNFGGGPVGIETIAAALSEPRDAIEDIIEPYLLQQGFLQRTPRGRLLTPNAFRHLGLAEPARPAGQFGLFGDEDA
- the ruvA gene encoding Holliday junction branch migration protein RuvA; protein product: MIGKLKGLIDSYGEDFVILDVNGVGYVVHCSGRTLQKLPRPGEAAALAIETQVREDSIKLFGFASETERDWFRLLQTVQGVGSKVALGILSILSTGELGTAIATQDKSMVARASGVGPKLAARIVAELKDKAPAFGSVDPVIAKLAGEDEEASAPSAVRDAISALVNLGYGRPQAAAAVAASVKALGEGAETGALIRQGLKELAK
- the ruvC gene encoding crossover junction endodeoxyribonuclease RuvC, which produces MSAPPIRILGIDPGLRNTGWGVIETQGTRLSFISCGRIRSDGALDMGNRLRQLHEGLMQVIADYAPHEAAVEETFVNRDPQSTLKLGQARGIALMAPALAGLEIAEYAANLVKKTVVGAGHAEKAQIQMMVRVLLPASQASSADAADALAVAICHAQHRGARALKALA
- a CDS encoding iron-sulfur cluster assembly scaffold protein; translated protein: MLDQVYNAKILELAGNIPRLGRLERPDATAKAYSKLCGSTITVDLALRDGKVTDYAHELKACALGQASASIMARNVVGSTPQELREARDALRRMLKENGPPPAGKWADLAVLEPVRDYKARHGSTLLAFDAVVDALEKAAAEKVG
- the folE gene encoding GTP cyclohydrolase I FolE, whose protein sequence is MDDVVKTFPVRPSFEEDPSTAVIDKTPASFIRPVEPAARAPERPSREEAEAAVRTLLRWAGDDPDREGLRETPRRVVKAYEEFFKGYAETPDEVLSRVFEEVEGYDDLVLVRDIPFTSHCEHHVVPFVGKAHIAYYPTGGVVGLSKLARLVDVFARRLQTQEAMTAQIAEAIERQLKPRGVAVLVEAEHMCMSMRGVLKQGSSTVTVQFSGVFRDDPGQQAHFYTLLRGAR
- the hisI gene encoding phosphoribosyl-AMP cyclohydrolase; this encodes MDKAALEEGADFAPRFDANGLIVCITVEAGTREILMVAYMNQLALDKTIETGVAHYWSRSRNALWRKGDTSGQVQRVLSLAVDCDQDAIMLTVEPGGDGKACHTGRKSCFYRTLEVEGGARRLTFS
- a CDS encoding patatin-like phospholipase family protein translates to MNPTDTNEGGPSPVPTDARKSRQRPGGQPLIGLALGAGAARGWSHIGVLRELAEQGIFPDIIAGTSIGAVVGGCFAAGRLDQIETFARSLTRRRVFTLMDLSFSGASLITGERLKASLEQELEGLNVEDLPIPFAAVATEVGTGHEVWLQRGPLAQAIRASYALPGIFEPVRIGDRWLFDGALVNPVPVTVCRALGAEFVIAVNVTADTMYRAHVIRDDPAAARRAAEAGPFGDKPDISFVDRILPRYFERQVGDAPNVATAMIDAFNIIQDRILRSRLAGDPPDATITARMEDIGMFDFHKADQLINVGRSAAKRALPNIFAHIPIPGATV